One genomic window of Fusarium verticillioides 7600 chromosome 2, whole genome shotgun sequence includes the following:
- a CDS encoding myosin-crossreactive antigen: MDGKHDNSPDENNGVISLSNSPESTNDADSKDPHVWLVGGGIASLAAAVFLIEDAKVPGDHIHILEASAKAGGSMATFSKPSWDTGYRVSAIRKMSLTYHCLYGMLEKVPSDVEGETLAAKLHRFNQARRKLGASGTRLVRQVIDDDGTEKPEAVDVSTMGLSVKNQCDLMRVVLETEEELEGLEIQALFEPDFFETNFWDLWSSLNRFHPWCSAVEFRRCLHRMLHEFPNMGTLSGVEQAPEEDFEAIIKPLTQYLKAMDVEFRHGIQVSNLEIEDVGSDFRVSALKTYQDNKHVLIPTGPDDLVLLTLGSLTSGMGYGTNDQPPPTMELRDSAPHELDPSWTFWDRLAMDRPQTFGNPEAFFDRPSKSTWLSFTVTLRDPAFFEHLRTWTGTLTGAVPLITFRDCPWMLSLTIPQQPYVRDQPSDVFVFWGYGLFPDQQGRYVKKHMLECTGAEILTELLHLMAFPLQPTLERSITIPCLMPLIGSPFLTRKKGDRPKVIPDGSKNLGLMGQFVEIEREVTFTMEYSVRSAQLAVYGLMGLDKKLPGVMGEDHAVLTLGMALKTMMT, from the exons ATGGATGGCAAACACGACAATTCGCCCGACGAGAACAATGGGGTTATTAGCCTCAGCAATAGCCCGGAGAGTACTAATGACGCCGATTCCAAGGATCCTCATGTGTGGCTTGTTGGCGGCGGTATTGCATCTCTTGCCGCCGCGGTCTTTCtgattgaagatgcaaaAGTTCCGGGTGATCATATCCACATTCTCGAGGCATCGGCGAAAGCTGGTGGATCAATGGCGACGTTttcgaagccatcatgggACACGGGATATCGAGTATCTGCGATTCGCAAGATGAGTCTCACTTATCATTGTTTGTATGGGATGTTGGAAAAGGTGCCGTCGGACGTTGAAGGCGAGACACTCGCAGCCAAATTACACCGGTTCAATCAGGCAAGGAGGAAGCTCGGCGCATCGGGAACGAGATTGGTGAGACAGGTCATTGACGACGATGGAACTGAGAAACcggaggctgttgatgtgAGCACAATGGGCTTGAGTGTCAAGAACCAGTGCGACTTGATGAGGGTGGTTCTCGAAACGgaagaggagctggagggtCTTGAGATTCAGGCTTTATTTGAACCAGACTTTTTCGAGACGAACTTTTGGGATTTATGGTCGTCGCTCAATCGGTTCCATCCCTGGTGTAGCGCGGTTGAGTTCAGGCGGTGTCTGCATAGGATGTTGCATGAGTTTCCCAATATGGGGACATTATCTGGCGTGGAGCAGGCTCCTGAGGAGGACTTCGAGGCGATTATTAAGCCATTGACGCAGTATCTGAAAGCGATGGATGTTGAGTTTCGGCATG GTATACAAGTTAGCAATCTGGAAATTGAGGATGTTGGTTCTGACTTTCGAGTATCCGCCCTGAAAACATACCAAGACAACAAGCATGTCTTAATACCAACTGGGCCTGATGATCTTGTACTTCTAACCCTTGGCTCCCTCACATCTGGAATGGGATACGGCACAAATGACCAACCGCCTCCGACAATGGAGCTTCGCGATTCGGCACCTCACGAGCTCGACCCCTCGTGGACCTTCTGGGATAGACTTGCGATGGATCGTCCCCAGACGTTCGGCAACCCTGAAGCATTCTTCGACCgaccctcaaagtcaacatggCTCTCCTTCACCGTCACACTTCGCGACCCAGCATTCTTCGAGCACTTACGTACCTGGACCGGCACACTAACAGGTGCTGTACCACTAATAACCTTCCGCGACTGCCCCTGGATGCTCTCACTCACGATCCCGCAACAACCATATGTCAGAGATCAACCCTCCGACGTTTTTGTATTCTGGGGTTACGGCCTCTTCCCAGATCAGCAAGGCCGCTACGTCAAAAAACACATGCTCGAATGCACCGGCGCTGAAATCCTCACCGAGCTTCTGCACCTCATGGCTTTTCCCCTCCAACCCACCCTCGAGCGCTCCATCACAATTCCCTGCCTCATGCCGTTAATCGGAAGTCCATTCTTGACACGTAAGAAGGGCGATCGACCAAAGGTAATACCCGATGGGAGCAAAAACTTGGGTTTGATGGGGCAgtttgttgagattgagaggGAAGTGACGTTTACGATGGAGTATTCGGTTCGGTCGGCGCAGTTGGCTGTTTATGGGCTCATGGGGTTGGATAAGAAACTACCGGGGGTTATGGGTGAGGATCATGCTGTGTTAACGTTGGGGATGGcgttgaagacgatgatgacttgA
- a CDS encoding 3-hydroxy-3-methylglutaryl-coenzyme A reductase → MAAVLLPARFRGEAPVTERTTPSWFSKRLTPIAQFISRLACSHPIHTVVVVAVLASTSYVGLLQESFFSTGVESATLGKADWSTLVEGSRVLRAGPETAWNWKAVEQDAVANAGSDADHLALLTLVFPDSLSAESSSTAPRSHHVPIPQNLSITSLPSTENPFTAYSQDSILAYALPYSEGPEFLAAAQEIPNEDAVEIETKHGREKKTWIMKAAKVNTRNSVVQWVSNAWTEFLDLLKNAETLDIVIMLLGYIAMHLTFVSLFLSMRKLGSKFWLGICTLFSSVFAFLFGLVVTTKLGVPISVILLSEGLPFLVVTIGFEKNIVLTRAVMSHAIEHRRIQAQNSKSGKRSPERSMQNMIQYAVQAAIKEKGFEIIRDYAIEIVILIIGAASGVQGGLQQFCFLAAWTLFFDFILLFTFYTAILSIKLEINRIKRHVDMRRALEDDGVSRRVAENVAQGDDELNRVRGDTSLFGRKSSSIPKFKVLMILGFIFLNIVNICSIPFRNPSSMSTLRTWASSLGGVIAPLSVDPFKVASNGLDAILTTAKANNRPTLVTVLTPIKYELEYPSIHYALGSAASNPAYDDAFHHHFQGYGVGGRMVGGILKSLEDPVLSKWIVIALALSVALNGYLFNVARWGIKDPNVPEHSIDRNELARAQQFNDTGSATLPLGEYVPPTPMRTQPSTPAITDDEAEGLHMTKARPANLPNRSNEELEKLLSEKRVREMTDEEVISLSMRGKIPGYALEKTLGDFTRAVKIRRSIIARNKATTDITHSLDRSKLPYENYNWERVFGACCENVIGYMPLPVGVAGPLVIDGQSYFIPMATTEGVLVASASRGCKAINSGGGAITVLTADGMTRGPCVAFETLERAGAAKLWLDSEAGQDMMKKAFNSTSRFARLQSMKTALAGTNLYIRFKTTTGDAMGMNMISKGVEHALSVMANDGGFDDMQIISVSGNYCTDKKAAALNWIDGRGKGVVAEAIIPGEVVRSVLKSDVDSLVELNVAKNLIGSAMAGSLGGFNAHAANIVAAIFLATGQDPAQVVESANCITIMKNLNGALQISVSMPSLEVGTLGGGTILEPQSAMLDILGVRGSHPTNPGDNARRLARIIGAAVLAGELSLCSALAAGHLVRAHMQHNRSAAPSRSTTPAPPMTPVSLAMTNAQERSASTTSMSAAAIQRSKR, encoded by the exons atggctgcgGTTCTTCTGCCCGCGCGCTTTCGCGGCGAGGCTCCCGTCACCGAAAGGACGACACCGTCGTGGTTCTCCAAGCGACTTACGCCCATCGCCCAGTTCATCTCCCGACTCGCGTGCTCTCACCCAATCCACACCGTCGTCGTTGTCGCCGTCCTTGCGAGCACCTCATATGTTGGTCTTCTCCAGGAGAGCTTTTTCAGCACCGGTGTTGAAAGTGCTACTCTTGGCAAGGCCGACTGGTCGACCCTCGTTGAAGGTAGCAGAGTCCTACGCGCAGGACCTGAGACTGCTTGGAACTGGAAGGCCGTCGAGCAGGATGCTGTAGCCAATGCTGGTTCGGACGCCGACCACCTTGCTCTCCTGACTCTTGTCTTCCCTGACAGCCTGTCCGCCGAATCATCCAGCACTGCTCCTCGCTCTCACCACGTGCCTATCCCTCAGAACCTGTCCATTACATCTCTTCCCTCTACCGAGAACCCTTTCACCGCCTATTCCCAGGACAGCATCCTCGCCTACGCTCTTCCCTACTCTGAGGGCCCCGAGTTCCTTGCTGCTGCCCAGGAGATCCCCAACGAAGATGCCGTCGAGATTGAGACCAAGCACGGACGCGAGAAGAAAACATGGATCATGAAGGCTGCCAAGGTCAACACTCGCAACAGTGTTGTCCAGTGGGTTAGCAATGCTTGGACTGAGttcctcgaccttctcaagaacgccGAGACTCTCGATATTGTTATCATGCTTCTGGGCTACATCGCTATGCACCTGACCTTTgtttccctcttcctctctaTGCGCAAGTTGGGTTCCAAGTTCTGGCTCGGCATCTGCACTCTGTTCTCCTCTGTCTTCGCTTTCCTCTTTGGTCTTGTGGTCACCACCAAGCTGGGTGTTCCTATCAGCGTGATTCTTCTGTCTGAGGGTCTCCCATTCTTGGTCGTCACCAttggcttcgagaagaacatTGTCCTCACCCGCGCTGTCATGTCCCACGCCATCGAGCACCGACGCATCCAGGCTCAGAACTCCAAGTCTGGCAAGCGATCTCCCGAGCGCTCTATGCAGAACATGATCCAATATGCTGTTCAGGCCGcaatcaaggagaagggttTCGAGATCATCCGCGATTACGCTATTGAGATTGTCATTCTTATCATTGGTGCTGCTTCTGGTGTTCAGGGTGGTCTCCAGCAATTCTGCTTTCTGGCCGCCTGGACCTTGTTCTTcgacttcatcctcctcttcaccttctACACTGCtattctcagcatcaagctcgaGATCAACCGTATCAAGCGCCATGTTGATATGCGTAGGGCgctcgaggatgatggtgtcaGCCGTCGTGTTGCCGAGAATGTCGCCcagggtgatgatgagctgaacCGCGTCAGGGGCGACACCTCTCTGTTTGGCCGCAAGAGCAGCAGTATtcccaagttcaaggtctTGATGATTCTAGGCttcatctttctcaacattgtcaaCATCTGCTCGATCCCATTCCGCAACCCCAGCTCCATGTCCACCCTCCGAACCTGGGCCAGCAGTCTGGGCGGCGTCATCGCTCCTCTCTCCGTTGACCCTTTCAAAGTTGCCTCCAACGGTCTGGATGCTATCCTCACTActgccaaggccaacaacCGACCTACCTTGGTCACTGTCTTGACTCCCATCAAGTACGAGCTCGAGTACCCTTCGATTCACTACGCTCTTGGTTCTGCTGCCAGCAACCCTGCCTACGACGATGCTTTCCACCACCATTTCCAGGGCTACGGTGTTGGCGGCCGCATGGTTGGAGGAATTCTCAAGTCTCTTGAAGATCCCGTTCTCTCCAAGTGGATTGTTATTGCCCTTGCTCTCAGTGTTGCTCTGAACGGCTACCTCTTCAACGTAGCCCGCTGGGGAATTAAGGATCCCAATGTTCCTGAGCACAGTATCGACCGAAACGAGCTTGCCCGTGCGCAGCAGTTTAACGACACCGGCTCCGCTACTCTTCCTCTCGGCGAATACGTCCCTCCTACTCCCATGCGAACCCAACCCAGCACTCCTGCTATTACCGACGACGAGGCCGAGGGTCTCCACATGACCAAGGCTCGCCCTGCCAACCTGCCCAACCGAAGCAacgaagaactcgagaagctcctgTCCGAGAAGCGCGTCCGCGAGATGACCGACGAGGAGGTTATTTCTCTGTCTATGCGTGGCAAGATTCCTGGTTAcgctcttgagaagactctCGGTGACTTCACCCGCGCTGTCAAGATTCGACGAAGCATTATCGCTCGCAACAAGGCCACCACTGACATTACCCACTCCCTCGACCGATCCAAGCTACCTTACGAGAACTATAACTGGGAGCGCGTCTTCGGCGCGTGCTGTGAGAACGTTATTGGATATATGCCTCTTCCCGTCGGTGTTGCTGGTCCCCTCGTTATCGATGGACAGAGCTACTTCATCCCCATGGCTACTACCGAGGGTGTCTTGgttgccagtgccagtcGAGGTTGCAAGGCCATCAACTCCGGTGGCGGTGCTATCACTGTCCTCACTGCCGATGGTATGACTCGTGGTCCTTGTGTCGCTttcgagactcttgagcGCGCTGGTGCCGCCAAGCTCTGGCTTGACTCTGAAGCTGGTCAggatatgatgaagaaggctttCAACTCTACCAGTCGCTTTGCTCGTCTTCAATCCATGAAGACCGCCCTTGCCGGTACCAACCTGTACATCCGATTCAAGACCACCACTGGTGACGCTATGGGTATGAATATGATTTCCAAGGGTGTTGAGCACGCTCTGAGCGTCATGGCCAACGATGGAGGTTTCGACGACATGCAGATCATCTCTGTCTCCGGTAACTACTGTACGGATAAGAAGGCCGCGGCCCTCAACTGGATCGACGGACGTGGTAAgggtgttgttgctgaggctatcatcCCCGGTGAGGTTGTTCGCAGCGTTCTCAAGAGCGATGTCGACTCTCTCGTCGAGCTCAACGTTGCTAAGAACCTGATTGGTTCCGCTATGGCTGGTTCACTCGGTGGTTTCAACGCCCACGCTGCCAACATTGTCGCTGCTATTTTCCTGGCCACCGGTCAGGACCCTGCTCAGGTTGTTGAGAGCGCCAACTGTATCACCATTATGAAGAA CCTCAACGGAGCTCTTCAGATCTCCGTCTCTATGCCCTCGCTTGAGGTTGGAactcttggtggtggtactATCCTCGAGCCCCAGAGCGCTATGCTCGACATCCTTGGTGTTCGAGGCTCTCACCCTACCAACCCCGGTGACAACGCCCGCCGTCTCGCCCGCATCATCGGTGCAGCCGTCCTCGCCGGCGAGCTTTCTCTCTGCAGTGCCTTGGCCGCTGGTCATCTCGTCCGAGCTCACATGCAGCACAACCGAAGTGCCGCTCCCTCTCGCAGCACCACCCCTGCTCCTCCCATGACGCCCGTCTCCCTGGCCATGACCAATGCTCAGGAGCGCTCAGCGTCAACAACGTCGATGAGCGCTGCTGCTATTCAGAGGTCAAAGCGATAG
- a CDS encoding hypothetical protein (At least one base has a quality score < 10) produces the protein MDKTDRYAVIEHVTQVKHLVHDPHSFLTELVAQQQQYHCIAWLCHFDILSKIPQPPESITYSDVAAEAKVPLSKLQSVARMAMTTGLLCETKDGKLSHNTLSAQFVTNVHMKVQLLHIFNQTVPLMAGLIEATEKWGETSATNETAYNIVHNTELSFFEHLKTRPDLNEGFQAYMKSRAVSHTGSNVEHLLNAFNWKPLGQAQVVDIGGSSGSTSIMLATAFPLLNLVIEDLPEPIENAKTRLSDLPSDIKSRIEIKAYDFFTPQPIKNADVYLLRTILHDWPDADAIKIIQGIVAAMGPSSRLLIMDMVLPKPGSGSVTFEAALRQKDLTMIQCFNAQEREVEEWNALLTKADPRLKIQAIERPAGSELSVIEATLDGSPEQAAWL, from the exons ATGGACAAGACGGATAGATACGCTGTCATTGAGCATGTTACGCAGGTCAAACACCTTGTGCATGATCCGCACAGCTTCCTCACTGAGTTAGTcgcccagcagcagcagtatCACTGCATTGCCTGGCTTTGCCACTTCGACATCCTCTCCAAGATCCCCCAGCCTCCAGAGTCAATCACCTACTCTGATGTCGCCGCCGAGGCGAAAGTCCCGCTGTCAAAGCTGCAGTCTGTGGCGCGCATGGCGATGACTACGGGTTTGCTTTGCGAGACcaaagatggcaagcttTCTCACAATACCCTTTCTGCGCAGTTCGTTACGAATGTTCACATGAAGGTGCAGCTTCTTCATATCTTCAATCAGACTGTTCCTCTCATGGCGGGCTTGATTGAAGCTACGGAGAAATGGGGCGAGACGTCTGCGACTAATGAGACGGCTTACAATATTGTGCACAACACTGAATTGTCTTTCTTTGAGCATTTGAAGACGAGACCTGATCTCAATGAAGGCTTCCAGGCTTATATGAAGAGTCGTGCTGTATCACACACGGGCTCTAATGTTGAGCATCTTCTGAACGCCTTTAACTGGAAGCCCTTGGGACAAGCGCAAGTCGTTGAT ATCGGTGGAAGCAGTggctcaacatccatcatgctAGCGACGGCATTCCCGTTACTCAACCTCGTCATCGAAGACCTCCCAGAGCCCATTGAGAACGCCAAAACTCGTCTGTCTGACTTACCATCCGACATCAAATCTCGTATTGAGATCAAGGCCTACGACTTCTTCACTCCCCAACCCATAAAGAACGCAGACGTGTACCTCTTGCGCACCATTCTTCACGACTGGCCCGACGCtgatgccatcaagatcatccaaggCATCGTCGCAGCCATGGGTCCATCCAGTCGCTTGTTGATCATGGACATGGTGTTGCCCAAGCCAGGTTCTGGGTCTGTGACCTTTGAAGCAGCGCTCAGACAGAAGGATCTCACCATGATACAGTGCTTTAATGCGCAGGAGcgggaggttgaggagtggAATGCCCTGCTTACCAAGGCTGATCCAAGGTTGAAGATACAGGCGATTGAGAGACCTGCTGGGAGTGAGTTGTCGGTCATTGAGGCTACGCTAGATGGGTCTCCGGAGCAGGCGGCGTGGCTTTAG